A window of the Pungitius pungitius chromosome 3, fPunPun2.1, whole genome shotgun sequence genome harbors these coding sequences:
- the cpo gene encoding carboxypeptidase O, which translates to MLWPALLSLVTLLSATSGGVTERAEYDYYKYHPMLEISQWMDQVAMDHPGVVTVMKYGQTYEKRTIRLLKIGLNTGEKKKAIWMDCGIHAREWIAPAFCQYFVSQILKAHKTDLKMQEMLKNMDFYVTPVLNIDGYIYTWENNATRLWRKNRSPGPLGNSCTGVDLNRNFDANWGTVGVSVNCSSEIYCGSQPVSEPEAQAVTYFVGTRPQEFLCFLTIHSYGQLLLLPYGHPNFTASNYQEMMEVGLGAADAIRKVHGMNYRVGTSPDVLYPNSGSSRDWARMQEIPFSFTFELRDNGTFGFELPEDEIRPACEEAYSGALHIITYAHDKTFSGAVATAAATLSIMLLAVGVTGNSLL; encoded by the exons ATGCTTTGGCCCGCGCTGCTTAGCCTTGTGACGCTGCTCTCGGCGACGAGCGGCGGCGTGACAGAAAG AGCCGAGTACGACTACTACAAATATCATCCCATGCTCGAG ATCTCCCAATGGATGGACCAGGTTGCAATGGATCACCCTGGTGTTGTCACCGTGATGAAATACGGACAGACGTACGAGAAGAGGACCATCCGCTTGCTCAAG ATTGGTCTGAATactggggagaaaaagaaagccatCTGGATGGACTGTGGTATTCATGCCAGGGAGTGGATCGCCCCGGCCTTCTGTCAGTACTTTGTCAGTCAG ATCCTGAAAGCCCACAAAACGGACTTAAAAATGCAAGAAATGCTGAAAAACATGGACTTCTACGTCACCCCAGTTCTCAACATCGACGGCTACATCTACACCTGGGAGAACAACGCG ACTCGTCTGTGGAGGAAGAACAGGTCACCGGGACCTTTGGGCAACAGCTGCACCGGCGTCGATCTCAACCGCAACTTTGACGCTAACTGGGGCA CGGTCGGGGTGTCGGTCAACTGCTCCTCCGAAATCTACTGCGGGAGCCAACCGGTGTCTGagcccgaggcacaggccgtcACTTATTTTGTGGGCACCCGACCGCAAGAGTTCCTGTGTTTCCTCACCATCCACTCCTACGGCCAGCTGCTCCTGCTTCCATACGGACACCCCAACTTCACCGCCTCCAACTACCAAGAGATG ATGGAGGTGGGTTTGGGTGCAGCAGACGCCATCAGGAAGGTCCACGGGATGAACTACAGGGTCGGAACCTCACCGGATGTGCTGT ACCCCAACTCTGGCTCATCGAGAGACTGGGCTCGCATGCAGGAGATCCCCTTCTCCTTCACCTTCGAGCTAAGGGACAATGGGACCTTCGGCTTTGAGCTGCCCGAGGATGAGATCCGGCCGGCGTGCGAGGAGGCCTACAGCGGAGCACTGCACATCATCACCTACGCCCACGACAAGACCTTTAGTGGTGCCGTAGCGACCGCTGCCGCAACCCTGTCGATCATGCTGTTAGCAGTCGGCGTCACCGGCAACTCCCTGCTGTGA
- the nudt15 gene encoding nucleotide triphosphate diphosphatase NUDT15 produces MSDKTVKRPGVGVGVLVTDSAHPGCVLVGKRRSPMGYGTYQLPGGHLEFGESWEQCAQREVLEEAGVSLVDVRFASVVNSIRVEEQYHYVTIIMQGELDRKQSGEPENLEPEKNEGWTWTLWDRFPPEEQLFLPLAGLRQQGFQPFRNPAASGAESQL; encoded by the exons ATGTCAGATAAAACCGTGAAACGTCCAGGAGTTGGGGTCGGGGTGTTGGTGACAGACTCGGCCCACCCGGGCTGTGTTCTCGTGGGGAAACGGAGGAGCCCGATGGGCTACGGGACGTACCAGCTCCCCGGGGGCCACTTGGAGTTCGG AGAGTCATGGGAGCAGTGTGCTCAGAGAGAGGTGCTGGAGGAAGCTGGGGTGAGCTTGGTGGACGTCCGCTTCGCCTCGGTGGTGAACTCCATCAGAGTGGAGGAGCAGTACCACTACGTCACCATAATCATGCAGGGAGAACTGGACCGGAAGCAGTCGGGAGAGCCCGAGAACCTGGAGCCGGAGAAGAATGAGG GTTGGACGTGGACGCTCTGGGACCGGTTCCCTCCAGAGGAGCAGCTCTTTTTGCCACTTGCAGGTCTGAGGCAGCAAGGCTTCCAGCCGTTCAGGAACCCAGCGGCAAGCGGCGCCGAATCTCAGCTTTAA
- the trim25l gene encoding E3 ubiquitin/ISG15 ligase TRIM25, with protein sequence MSGKLWTEEQFNCPVCLDLPNDPVTIPCGHSYCMGCIKDYWSKDNPTGVYTCPQCRKSFSPKPSLARNTMLAEAVEQLRKGAHKADVRESMRSASSSAGPKRKTSSSSSSSSSSAVPCDMCKGERRAAVKSCLSCMTSYCAAHLKPHSTKKALKAHELIAPTANLAEKICTQHKYLQEFYCRQCKMFICWLCTSNQHKGHECVSTKAERLEKQKVLSEMQTETQQRLKDRQQELKDMKKMMEGMKRSADRVHGDTEQVLVELQHSVERLQELLEEVLDQASMEKMGQAQEVIDNLEAEIKELKKRETEMRDLVHCEDHIHYLEACEAVCSPLESGDLPVVVANPDASFEPVREAVLDLRERVEDLCNQELSKITKQVNDTTLFTLKDSNRSGGAKGGILKLFGLASRNTNSRPAAAGAQPRSADRRGIGLKSQDVRSRDSPRDRGTTSSPRPRDRQRGERETVRETNPRPSLVPSPTPGRAESQSLWSRASQSQAVQAVPAVAPTQTPIAATPIPAPAPAPTGGSGSSFSRMQSISSLFRSHRRGTTPATPATPATPAGNTLPAGGNPWAMASPSESPTQINPGLFLDLPTPTSVMHAPAFPTLREINLDSIQAPEPRTREEFLQYSVTLTLDADTAHRRLALTEGNTKATLQAAAQPYPNAAQRFDGWTQVMCASPLHAQRCYWEVEWRGRGSSMGVAYGAMARKGSDARSGLGYNAQSWTLELSDTCCSAMHDNEKRDIPVTYSPRLGLYVDMSTGTLAFYSVAESMTHLHSFQANFTQPLYAAFAVGSGVGVGLDFALGQFSSSTDSIKICPM encoded by the exons ATGAGCGGCAAGTTGTGGACTGAGGAGCAGTTTAACTGCCCCGTGTGTCTTGACCTCCCCAATGATCCGGTCACAATCCCTTGCGGGCACAGCTACTGCATGGGCTGCATCAAGGACTACTGGAGCAAGGACAACCCCACGGGGGTCTACACCTGCCCCCAATGCCGAAAGAGCTTCTCCCCCAAGCCTTCCCTGGCCAGGAACACCATGCTGGCCGAGGCGGTAGAGCAGCTCCGCAAAGGGGCCCACAAGGCCGACGTGCGTGAGTCCATGCGGAGCGCCAGCTCCTCGGCCGGACCCAAAAGGaagacgtcctcctcctcttcctcctcctcctcttcggcgGTCCCGTGCGACATGTGCAAAGGGGAGCGCCGAGCGGCGGTCAAGAGCTGCCTGTCGTGCATGACCTCGTACTGCGCCGCCCACCTGAAGCCCCACTCCACCAAGAAGGCCCTGAAGGCGCACGAGCTGATTGCGCCCACGGCCAACCTGGCGGAGAAGATCTGCACCCAGCACAAGTACCTGCAGGAGTTCTACTGCCGCCAGTGCAAGATGTTCATCTGCTGGCTGTGCACCAGCAACCAACACAAGGGCCACGAGTGCGTCTCCACCAAGGCCGAGCGGCTGGAGAAACAG AAAGTGCTGTCAGAGATGCAGACTGAAACTCAGCAGAGGCTGAAAGACCGCCAGCAAGAGCTGAAGGACATGAAGAAGATGATGGAGGGGATGAAG cGTTCTGCAGACAGGGTGCACGGCGACACGGAGCAAGTGCTGGTGGAACTGCAGCACTCGGTGGAGcgtctgcaggagctgctggaggaggtgctggacCAGGCCAGCATGGAGAAGATGGGACAGGCCCAGGAGGTCATCGATAACCTGGAGGCCGAGATCAAGGAGCTGAAAAAGAGGGAGACGGAGATGAGGGACCTGGTGCACTGTGAGGACCACATCCACTACCTGGAG GCCTGCGAGGCCGTGTGCAGCCCCCTGGAGTCGGGGGACCTGCCCGTCGTGGTGGCCAACCCTGACGCTTCCTTTGAGCCCGTGCGGGAAGCCGTCCTGGACCTCCGGGAACGCGTGGAGGACCTGTGCAACCAGGAGCTGAGCAAGATCACCAAACAAG TCAACGACACCACCCTGTTCACACTGAAGGACT CCAACCGGAGCGGAGGGGCAAAGGGAGGGATTCTGAAAT TGTTTGGCCTGGCCTCTCGCAACACTAACAGCCGCCCAGCAG CCGCTGGAGCGCAGCCGCGGAGTGCAGACAGACGAG GTATCGGCCTCAAGAGTCAAGACGTGAGGAGCAGAGACAGTCCACGAG ACAGAGGAACCACAAGCTCACCCAGACCCcgagacaggcagagaggggagagagagacag TGAGGGAGACCAACCCCAGACCGAGCCTCGTCCCCAGCCCCACTCCTGGACGCGCAGAGTCTCAGTCTCTTTGGAGCAGGGCCAGTCAGAGCCAGGCTGTCCAGGCTGTCCCCGCTGTGGCCCCGACCCAGACTCCAATCGCGGCCACCCCGATTCCCgctccagcaccagcaccaaCCGGAG gttCAGGATCCAGTTTCAGTCGAATGCAGTCCATCAGCAGCCTGTTCCGCTCCCATCGGCGCGGCACCACCCCGGCCACCCCGGCTACCCCAGCTACCCCAGCCGGTAACACACTGCCAGCCGGAGGAAACCCAT GGGCGATGGCTTCTCCATCTGAATCACCAACGCAAA TTAACCCCGGTCTGTTCTTGGACCTGCCCACCCCCACCTCGGTGATGCACGCTCCTGCTTTTCCCACGC TGCGAGAGATCAACCTGGACAGCATCCAGGCCCCGGAGCCCAGGACCAGAGAGGAGTTCCTGCAGT ACTCGGTGACCTTGACCCTCGACGCGGACACCGCCCACCGGCGGCTGGCCCTCACCGAGGGCAACACCAAAGCCACCCTGCAGGCAGCGGCACAGCCCTACCCCAACGCAGCCCAGCGCTTCGACGGCTGGACCCAGGTGATGTGCGCGAGCCCGCTGCACGCCCAGCGCTGCTACTGGGAGGTGGAGTGGAGGGGCCGGGGCTCCTCCATGGGCGTGGCCTACGGCGCCATGGCCCGGAAGGGCTCGGACGCCCGGTCGGGGCTCGGCTACAACGCCCAGTCGTGGACCCTGGAGCTGTCGGACACCTGCTGCTCGGCCATGCACGACAACGAGAAGCGGGATATCCCGGTGACCTACTCGCCCCGCCTGGGCCTCTACGTGGACATGTCCACGGGGACGCTGGCCTTCTACAGCGTGGCAGAGAGCATGACGCACCTGCACAGCTTTCAGGCCAACTTCACGCAGCCGCTCTACGCCGCCTTCGCGGTGGGCAGCGGGGTCGGGGTGGGCCTGGACTTTGCCCTCGGACAGTTCAGTTCCAGCACCGACAGCATCAAGATCTGTCccatgtga